A single genomic interval of Asinibacterium sp. OR53 harbors:
- a CDS encoding AglZ/HisF2 family acetamidino modification protein — protein sequence MLRPRVIPCLLVRNKGLVKTVQFKDGKYVGDPINAVKIFNEKAVDELMLLDIDATKDGRGPNFEMIRNIAIESRMPLCYGGGVKTVEDAKRIISLGAEKVAISSIAVENPAIVSEMARAIGSQSVIVVIDVKYRGLFNKAEVVIYNGIKSAGLSPVDFAVQCETAGAGEIVINAVDRDGMMNGYDIKLLREVRAKTTIPLTILGGAASLDDVKKVIDEFKVIGVAAGSIFVFKGKYKAVLINYPNSVEKKQLLS from the coding sequence ATGCTCCGTCCACGTGTGATTCCCTGCTTGTTAGTAAGAAATAAAGGATTAGTGAAAACAGTTCAGTTTAAAGACGGAAAATATGTTGGAGATCCTATAAATGCTGTCAAAATATTTAATGAAAAAGCAGTCGATGAATTAATGCTATTGGACATTGATGCTACTAAAGATGGCAGAGGTCCGAATTTTGAAATGATCCGTAATATTGCAATCGAAAGCCGTATGCCTTTATGTTATGGTGGAGGTGTAAAAACTGTAGAAGATGCAAAACGGATCATATCACTGGGCGCAGAAAAAGTAGCCATCAGTTCGATTGCGGTAGAAAACCCTGCCATTGTAAGTGAAATGGCACGAGCGATAGGATCACAAAGTGTGATCGTTGTGATAGACGTAAAATACAGAGGCCTGTTCAATAAAGCTGAGGTTGTAATCTATAACGGCATTAAATCAGCTGGGTTGAGCCCTGTTGACTTTGCAGTACAGTGTGAAACGGCCGGCGCGGGGGAGATAGTTATTAATGCTGTTGACAGAGATGGTATGATGAATGGATATGACATTAAACTATTGCGTGAGGTGAGAGCGAAAACGACTATTCCGCTAACTATTCTGGGTGGTGCTGCATCATTGGATGATGTAAAAAAAGTGATCGACGAATTTAAAGTAATAGGAGTTGCCGCAGGGAGTATTTTTGTATTTAAAGGAAAGTACAAAGCTGTATTGATCAATTACCCTAACAGTGTCGAAAAAAAACAATTACTGAGCTAA
- the hisH gene encoding imidazole glycerol phosphate synthase subunit HisH: MVGIVNYGSGNIYAISNIYKRANIPHIISNNHRELQTATHLLLPGVGAFDETMNILIDSGLKNFLDEMVLDKKIPVMGICVGMQLLAESSEEGDLEGFGWIKGRVRKFDSTKLRQKPHLPHLGWNTVTTKKNHLIFNNVDPELGFYFLHSYYFDATNEEDIIGTTDYGINFASAVHHDNIFGMQFHPEKSHQNGISVFENFVKL, from the coding sequence ATGGTCGGAATTGTGAATTACGGGTCTGGTAATATTTATGCTATCTCTAATATCTATAAGAGAGCAAATATTCCGCATATTATATCAAATAACCATCGCGAGCTACAAACAGCAACGCACCTGCTTCTGCCGGGCGTCGGCGCTTTTGACGAGACAATGAATATCCTGATAGATTCAGGGTTGAAGAACTTTCTCGACGAAATGGTCCTGGATAAAAAAATACCTGTTATGGGAATCTGTGTTGGTATGCAATTGCTGGCAGAAAGCAGTGAAGAAGGCGACCTGGAAGGATTTGGGTGGATCAAAGGAAGGGTAAGGAAATTTGACAGCACAAAACTCAGGCAAAAGCCTCATTTGCCTCATTTGGGATGGAATACTGTTACCACTAAGAAAAACCATCTCATATTCAATAATGTTGATCCTGAACTAGGTTTCTATTTTTTACACAGTTATTATTTTGATGCAACGAATGAAGAAGACATTATAGGCACTACTGACTACGGTATTAATTTCGCCTCAGCAGTTCATCATGATAATATATTTGGGATGCAGTTTCATCCAGAAAAAAGCCATCAAAACGGGATTAGTGTATTTGAGAATTTTGTAAAGTTATAA